GCCTATGCTGCATTTTATCTACGACTCCAAGACTTTGGAACAATTTCCCCTCGTCTGTAATTCCAGCTCTCAATAACAATTTAGACTCACATTAAACTTGGGATTGTGCTTGAATTGTAACTGCAGCTTGCTGTTTCAAACAGAGCCCTGTATCAATGATTTGTATAGCCCCTCAGCCCCACACAGCTGTAAAATTGACACAACGGGACCATCTTCAAACTACATTCCTCTGAAGTTTCTGGAAGCAGTTCATGTTACAGAATTAGAGAGACGGATCTTGAAGCTGCAGTGCCCTGCTATCAGTTTATGGTGAATTATGATTTATAGGTGACTGTTTACAACATTCTTCTTTTGTTTGCCATTGATGGCATGTAGTACTTCATTACAAACTAGACCAAGAGCCCAATGCAATGAACCTTTTCAAAACATTCTAGCAATAAACAATGGGCATGTGGAAAAAATCCTGCACACCTGTCCGTAACTAACAAGCCAATTAGACACAACTAATACTATCAGCATTCGCACATTCCTCTTAATGGGCACCATAAAGAGATGTTCACACTTTATCATTTGGGAGTGGACAGCACATTACCCAGGAATACAGGAATATGAAATCAAGGTTGTAAATACACTgaacatacattttacatttaaagggTGGTCTAGTTACTCTTTAACATAAGCAATATATCATCTTAAAATCACATTTAAGggggttaaaaaaacaattatatttccTTGTGATCTTACAGCAGATACATGCTCCACTTTTTAGAGAAACCCAATATTTGGAATAAAGCTAAGCTATTTTAATGTAGGTTTTGATGGAAAGTTGCACATACATTTAAGTGTCATGAATGGAATTTGAATTAATGtgtaccgataaatatactttcaaaataatcatttaaaacataTCTGTTTACACAATTTGTGTGTACATTTTATCATGTGCCTGTCATAATGCGAAAGACCTTAAGTTATATTTGTTACAGTTATTCCATGTTAGTCTAATACAAAATATCAAAATGTTTGACATATTTTGATAAAATATGATCTCATTGTTAATCGCTATAATAAGTGGTACAGGACTTGCACTCTTGTATCTGAGTTCTTGCCAAATAACTTTGTCTCCACAATTTAACAAGTTTTattttgctattgttttttttttcatctgatgCCTTGAAAATACATTGAAGCATCTCAATAGACCTGTAtcttgaaacaaataaataaataaatgtaaaagtcTTATAACTCATTACACAAGCATACTCTGTCAATCCAAATGGGATTCCACCAGATCAATACCTTTAAAATATGCATTGCCTTTTATCTTTCTTGAGGATCAATTTCCTATATCATCCCTGGCAATAGGCATATAGTGGAAGCACAGCATGTCCCGGTGTATCTGGAGAAACACTTATCCAATCCGTATGGACATTACTCAGCACATGTTCCTGGGAGTATTAGAATCTAGGTCATGGTGACACACTACAGGTTATGGCTTGTGATTGGTTTTGCAAATGGAGTCTGTATCTTAAGAAGCAGCCCCCTGAATGCTATGAAACTTTCATGTGCATTGCAAGCTGTTCAATATACCGTGAATGCAGGTCACGCGGTGGCAGTTCTTTCTTTTTATATCTTAAACCCCTCATCGaattgtgatgaaatgtgttCTGCACATTGAGGTATTCGGAATCTGCATTATGGTGGCACACCTATGCACTATTCCTGGTATTTCTGTCTCGTTATGCTAACAAAGGCCATATCTTCGGTGCCCACATTACATCTTTGCACGAACAAATGTCAGGGTCAATCCTTTTTATCACGATTTGTGGGAACATCATAATTTTCTATTTTTTAggaattatttcttttttaataaaatgtgaacGTGTTTCTAAGAGGCAAACAACCCAGGCCTGTATTCAATCAAAGTTATGGCAACGTCATAGTCATTATAAAGCTTAGAAATGGCTGTGCCATAAACTCTTATTTAATTCAGGCCACACTCCCAATCATATCTAATCCTCTGTACCTGTTTCCTGTGTACATCTTCTTAATAATGCCATCTCTTCctctagaccaggggtgcccaatcctggtcctggagggccggtgtcctcctggcttttgttccaactgtcccctaaattacttaattggaccaatcaagcacttattagaagcttaattggtccaattaagcaatttagtgtacagttggaacaaaaaccaggagggcatcagccctccaggaccaggattgggcacccctgctctagaccAAGGGGTCCTGATTGGGCCATTCAGGTCCAGTTACATGTTCCAACCATATTTCACATCCAGATACTTGCATCACTGATGTATAAGATACTTAACCATGTATCATGATGCTTAAGGGGAAAAAACAACATCTTATTGTCTTTGTGCCTTTGGGGGATTTAGTTTTATGTATGTTGCTGCCTTTTCCAATATATCTGCTTGTATATCCCATCAGTAGCCACTTctacactgtatataaataacctCCAAACGAGCCAtcattatttaaacatattacgggcaaaataaaatgaaagtacttgtttattaaatagtaaatagtGAGTGCTGTGGATCTCTTCACTTCTATTTAAACTAGTAAATCAATTCCATCCTTCCCATTCTAGTTCATACAAATTGTTTATGCATTCTGGGCTAGATTCAACAAGCTCTTTGCTCATTATTAGCATGATGTACTGAACTAGAAATGAACAACCCAGGGGCAAATCCAAAATAAAACTAAGGCTTGAAGATTcacgtttaaaaaaacaaaaacaattccaaaacaTATAAACAGAATAAAATTGGGCATTATACCATACCAAAAGATTATAGACTATTCAAATGCAAATgttagaaaacatttaaaaaatagacagCTTTTTATTCAGCATTTATTATCAAATAATGGGTTTCTACATAAATTCTGTAATAAAAGTTTTATGAATGCTCTGTTTTTGACTGGTTACAAGTAACATATGTTGCAGTTTGCAGGCTTTTTAGAAAACATAATTCATCTAAACATATTTAGTTTAGGTATTAATTGTTTGCATTTGGGCCCCTTGAACTATGTAGCTGAAAGACTATGCTATGTATTCCACATTATAACCAGAATACATGTGAAGATGAAATGGTAATATGGGAAGATATCAGGACTATCGCACTTTATAACACATTATATTCAGGACTCCAGTACAATGTGGGAGCACTGTAATTAACTATCTCTAATTAATGTTTTACACATAACCTTTATTGAATGCCACTTCATTTTAACTTCAAAATGCTAAAAGTCTTAGAGTCTTACTTTGAGATCCACTAATATTAAATAAACTATACAACACTGGCTCAATTCTTGTTGTCTAGAGTGAGTGCAGTCAAAGAACAAGCAGCTGTTTTCCAGCATTaggtacagatttatattttatgaATGCAGCTGTACATTCATGGGCTCTATAGTGTATTTAAAACCGATGGCGATTCTGaccagtgtgtgtatgtgatcaTTTTAACCAAATTCAAATTGAATTCTGGCACTGCTAAACTTTAAAGGGctatcaattaacaaaaacatttctttgcTACAATGTAGCCCCagtttttgtgtattgtttagtCTCTTGTGCCCATTGTGAACTTAAACCAACATTATTATGACAACTTATTAGGAAAGACAATAGGTATCAGATAAAGAACTCTGATTAATAGtgatatatgtatttaattatattacgGAAAATGTATATGTAAATTGTGTTCCAGAACGGAGAAGGCAGTAATTGTCATGGAAGGATACCCGAGTGAGCATTTCTCAATGGTTACCAGATGTAATGCTGTGCTGGGAAAGGAAATACGCTGAGAAacctgttctccagaatggcttCATCACATCTGAGGCTGTTCCTCCTACAGCATCATTCATTCCTGCAAAAGTCTGTCATTTGTGTTTCAGATCTGCTGTCCCTACCATGACTGGAACTAGCAGGCATGATACAGCATGGACATGATCTTAGCATGCGTGGAACTAGCATGGACCATACAGCTTTTAAATATGCAATACAGTGTCATGTCAGGAATTCCTTTTGCTTTTACACATGTGTGCATCCCCTTTACACAATTGTGCTACATATTATAGGTGTCTCTAATGTTGTGTCACTGTGTACAGTTGGAGCAGCTTAAACTAATCTACAGTAAAGAAGTCCCTGCATGCTTCCCAGATTTTTCACTCTAGGTGTACCAATTTGCTCCCCAGCACTCAACTctaataacagtattattgagtaACAGTGCTGGTATATTAAAAAGAGGGTGTTTTCAAATTACAAGTGAAAAGATGGTGCTTGCTCTTCTATATATACACTGATCTAACTGTCCTTACATACAGCATGTCTATGACAGGCAGCTACTAaaacattgtaattgcaatgaaCCACTTTGAATGATTGCAAACCACATACAAAGTTAAGGGTAAAGAACTAAGAATGTGTCATTTGAAtgtacttgctctttaaataccTCATCATCACATCTGAAAAACAAGTTTATtatgctaaatatatatttttaaaaaaatgtatttgaaggtATCACAACTGCCTTAACTAACTCGTGCTTGTTCTGACATTTTGGTGTAAATCACAGTAAATAGTATTGATAGATATATAGCAAGATGAAGAACTCCCGCTATACAGCCCATGGGAGGCTTCTATTTTAATGAGTGTTAATCAGTTCAGAGACGAGTGTGTTCAAACGCAAACTGAGAATTCTGCCCTTACATTTACAGGATCCCCGCCTTTCTGGGTTTAAAATCTGCCAGCTTCTTTCACATTCAACCGCAATTATCGGTTAAACCTTTTTGCATTAGCGCAATTCATTATCGCCATCTTCCTTTTGAGTTCTTTAATTATGCTGTCaattaaagcaattaaacaaTCTGGCGAATTATTTACTAAACATTAAGCAAGCTCTTCACATACACTCATTACTTCcctgttttttaattaacaacacCTGAtttacataaacacaataatgcaaGTTTAAAGGTTGTGATTATGGTGCCTTATTAGATCGTATAGCATTATTTATCTATAAACATTTCAGATGTATTTCTCATCTAATTAAGAAACCAACTTTCTGCTCTCCGCAGTTGTTGTAAGCTTTTGGGACTTATGAAAGACAGCTGTGTTTCGTGTATTGCTGTACGGTATTATGGTCAATTTATATTGTTCGTATGTTAAGCTTCTtcaatttttgtttaaaaaccaAGCAAAGGGACAGCATGTGTTGCTTTTATACAATATGAATCAAGATGCTAGGCTATAACCTGTACCCATGTGACTTGATTCCACAACCCCcctttttttacactattaataAAGCGTGTCATGTGATGTGGTAAAGTGTAAAGGTGCGCTGAGTGTGTGAGAGCGAGTGAGAACGGCGCTGTTGGCGCTTAGGGCACTAAAGCGCACACGTACAATATATTCTTAAGTAAATTAAAATGGAACTGCATGACATAAGACCACGTGGAATTACTTCAAGAGACTCTTAACGTGCAAACACCTTGGCAATGCAATCAGATAGGGTAGCTCGGCGCTTGGCAGACTGGGAAAGAGCTACCAGTCTGTAACCTCTACAATCAACACAGCGTTACATCCCGACTCAACAGACTCGGGGGAAATAATCCgatctggaaagaaaaaaaaatcatggcaACGTCAGATGTTTTGCTACTTACTTCTTGATCTCGATCATCAATAATTCACCTGTGAGCTTCTAGATACAGGAAGGATATTTCCACACACTGTTAAATCTATAAAGAAACCCGTATCCGAAGGTTTTAAGCAAACATCCAAGCCAAAGGGATTATTGGGAAAACTGCTGTGGAGATCACTTTCTGGTGTTTTACAATGTTCATTATTATATTCAGTAAGGCTTTGTTCACAATACTGATTTTTCTGATTGGGTTGGCTTTGTATATTGAACTAGTAGTGGCACAAAACGACACAGAGCCCATTGTTCTGGAGGGCAAGTGTCTCGTGGTCTGCGACTCCAATCCAGCAAGTGATTCCAAAGTGTCGTCTTCTCCGCTTGGGATCTCTGTCCGTGCAGCGAACTCCAAAGTAGCTTTCTCCGCCGTGAGAAGCACTAACCATGAGCCTTCTGAGATGAGCAACAAAACTAGAATCATTTACTTTGATCAGGTAGGATATGTTTATGTACATTATAGCATTAATACTTTAAAGTTCTGAAATTGGACATGTCCAGTTTATATATTCAAGAAAGGTAGTATACGGAATTACATAGTGAGCGTGCAAGAATATTATGTTTTATAAGACTATCACGCACACGAAAATAATATTCTGTAGTTGTGAAAAACTATAGCCTACCATTAGTACAATATAGTTTGTCTCGTTATCTTCATCTTTACTGTGGTTTTGgtgtaaaataaaaagcacaaatgGCTTGCTATTAATTCGCACTAATCATTCCAATACAGCCAAACGGTTTTAAGTGACAATACTTTTGAGATAGGCAGAGCTGTTCAGTGAAATACGCGTCAGACAAAAACAGGTCTGaattcaatataataataataataataataataataataataataatgacgataaacacattacacatttcTCACAGAGCTGCGTAAAGTGACAGTTACGCATCAGGCACCTGTTGAACATGAGATGACAGAATCTGTCAGTAATCGTTGTTAACAATCACAGTAGTCATTAAGACACCAAGTAAGATAACATTACGAATCAGAACAGAACCGAAGTGAATTTTGCAAAGCACCGTTTCAATTTGGGCGAGAATCAATGCTTTTAATATCAGGGGTCAGATAGAGAACACCAGAGTATTTTTAGACATGCCCTCGGGACTTCCTTTGGAAACCTCAATGAGCAGGCTGTGTGCAAATGGACAGCGTTGTGAATACGATAAGGAGTGCAAGAGCAATGCTTGAATGAACAGGCAACATGAGTACCGGTGCATGACAAATTCATAGGCGCAATACACTAGTCTATTTAGTGGTAAACCTACTATAACCTGCATATAACATTGTGATCCACCATCCctaaaatatgtgaaatgaaagtattattattattattattattattattattattattattattattattattattattattattgatttacacCTGCCTCCTTTCCTGTTAATCTCATTATACGTTTCTCATTGGATTGACGTGAAAATGTGTACAGTAAACTGATTGTACGCCTAAGTGGGGGGGCGACACACATGCAATTGCAAACTATTATAACAAatcatttcccccccccccataacaCCCACCCCTTCGATATTAATAGATCGAAGATCACTTGCGAGCGCCGTGATAGACACAATCCTTCAAGTTCATTTAAGTTAAGTAGGCAAGTCTGCCTTCACAAAGAGTTTGGTGTTCATCTTCAGATCTCAGGATCTACAGTTCTTTTTGTTGGAAGACGCAACATAGTGACACAAAATGTATCTTACCAGTACTGAAAATACAATCACCGTTAGGCTACCGTTAGTATCATAAAGATACTAAAATGATTGATGCACTTAACACGTCAATGTAAAGAAAAGGGTACCCAGTAAACTGATGCAGTTCATTGCACTGTGCGCAGTATATCACTGTACCTCATTTGCGCATCAAACCTTTAAGTACCAGGGAATCCAATGACTGCTTGTATTGTATTGAAAATTGCTTCTAAACGTTGTGCAGAAGTGGTTTGAATTGTCTAGGTGTAAACGGAGTGCCTAATTGCAATGTGTTAATGAAACACAGGTGCAGCTGAGCCGCCACACACACTTcgggccctatttagcaatgttagcaaacccctaaggcaatcgcgaGAACACTTTTGCGAACAGGTAGCGCCCCAGAATCAGGtgcacgtgtgggcaaacagactttgccaacatatgtgatttagcaaccgtgtATTGGTGCCCACTCGGTGAGTCAGCGTAGCTCTGggcatgggctgaactttaggggagtgtcctcatgTACATACAAATGCAGCGACTGAGCAAACCATCAGTGTTAGTGTTTGCGTTTGCGTTTcagttgacatgtgaaaaccaggtctaaactgtgcaaattacatggtcaactataaataccggtgaaactaccagggaagcaggcaaaggagagagagagagagagagagagagagagagagagagagagagagagagagagagagagaaataaaaggaatatggagtgcgcactggattaatgtgatatttgtaatttgatactttgtactgtgattttgtaaataattgccaataaataactaactaaataataataataataataataataataataataatttctacgtggccagacaaagagtgtaggaggagacgtccccaaatatttaaaagTCACTTGTCTTTTCTGAGCCTATTTGACACAGATTTTGTTTCAAAATACCCTCTGTTCACAGACGCACAGGTGCGCTTaaaaggaatgttgaatcctGGCTGTAACCTTACTCCctccactgtgctttgattggctggtcACATAATTTGCTATTTGGTATGagttagcccacgcatgagacccgacttctaaatcacgttttcgtgcTCTATCGCAGCGGTTTGCTAACCCTATAATTGTTGCCCTAGCGATAGcggctgcgcacatatttgctaaataaagCCCTTCtcctttatttatttcatttgaaattaAACTTCTAGGGGTGTTAAAAAACAGCTTCCATCTCTAGCTCTCACTTTTGTGCAGAAGGGCAGTCCTTTGTAATGCAAATGTTTCCCTCATGTTTATTAAAGGCTACCTGTTGCAAGCCAGTATCATTCACTGTGGGTCACGAAGAACAGGGCAAGCGACTCCTAGACAGCTGTTCAGTTACACAAACGCACATTGATCAAGCGCTGcgaattttaaaaacatgttcagaAATAGATTGTTCTCCACATTGTTAAACTAGATAtttgttgtagttttccattcaCTTAACGAAAACTGCCaacaatggaaaaatgtgacattttaaaatataacgtgaaatactgtactactattatggcttccggtagacttttgcgatatcattttgtattttctttgattgcatagtgttaaataaaatatttaaattatgttcatatagtttattattattattattattattattattattattattattattattattattattatgtctcaatcctaaagaactgtacatctctctctctctctctctctctctctctctctctctctctctctctctctctctctctctctctctctctctctctttcctgtaGCAATAGCTAACAAGTTCTGGACAATCAGAAAATTgtgtaaaatacaaaatgtaatattgtCTGGGATACAAGGAAAGCTTTGTCATttgcaggttttattttattattttttctttttaaaagagaACCGTCTTGGCATAAGTCAGGTTTTTATTGGGTGTTGGACTTGAAAGAAGAGAAACCAACTCATTTTTTGCTGCAGTGTGGTGAGAATAATTCAATTTGATAAATGTAGTTCAAAGTACCAGTAGCTTGTAAACAAGCACCTAGAGCTACCATGAAGGAACATCTagcatacagtatgtgcatttaaaaatgattccCGAAAACATGCCCTTATATTTGTCTTGATCTATGCAAGCCTTTCACAGTGGTAATAACACCAGTAAATATATGCTAATCTATGCATTTCTATTACTTGGTATcccgctattgaaataattgtctGTATGCAGTGAATCCAAGCAAATGATGCCTGCAGGGAAGCTGCTTTAACATGTCAATTTGAATCTTCTCTGGGTGTGGTTTTTGTTATAAATGGTTTCAAAGCACTTTTGCATTTTTCTTCCACAGATCCTTGTGAACGTAGGCAACTATTTCACCTTGGAATCCGTTTTCTTAGCACCAAGAAAAGGAATTTACAGTTTTAACTTTCATGTCATCAAAGTATACCAGAGCCAAACCATTCAGGTGCGTACACTGTTTTAACAGATCTTTTCAGTACAGGGGTTCACAGTGCATTGTTTGGTAAGGTAGAGTATGTGGAGCTGCTGTGCAGGTTGTTGATTCGTTCAGTGAAAAAAAGGTTCTGAGGAACACATGTGACTCTAGGACCACCAACACACAAACTTTCCATTACTAAGGGCTTGGGCTTATATCTGCCTTCGGTCGTTGTTGTTAGTCTTTGAGTGGCAAATAGGGCAGGGTCCTGGGCTTCCAATGCAGCTGCATTTCCACTGCCCAATGTTGCTATTCTCAGCTGCAGCTTTCATGCTTTCTCGTGGAGAGTCCGTGCTCGTGAGCGTAGTAATTGTTCCCAAAGAAATTAGATTTGCAGAGGGAGAGGAAGCAAtcattggaacagcacagtgctcctCGAGAATTGTGTTCAGAATGGGGTTTGGGGCAGCAGAAACACAGCTCATGGCAGGGTTTGGAatattaattttttatttgctatttcattgtgattctttttttttttaagcaaacagGAAGTTAAGGCAGGTAGATGTTTCTCCTGCAGCATTTCACACCAGACAGATTGACAACCTGCAGCTGAGGGGAAAGAACCACGACAGCTGAGCAGGAAGATTACTTGTGATTCAGTGCATAGATAGGCCTTCAGTTTTGAATCTAAAAACTCACACTTCTAAGCAATTAAAAAAGCACCCAtgtattatttagcagacacaatctttttttttttttttttaattaaacttgcATATTAATAAAATTATGAATACAGCTCCAAGAGCAGtttttaaaaactgcaggattcatAATCCTTCATTTTATTAGGTTCCcttttttaattactttatatAATGAAAGGTACTAGTTTATGACATCCTTATTCAGACTTATGTTATTGTAAGgtattcccccccaccccccaatgtCTCAGGCTGAGGCCTGCTGCTGAAATTGTTAGTACCTGTGCTAGATTGCTTTTGTCAAGTGCTATAGTGGTATTACTGGCACACCTGTAACTTGCTTTATAAATAACTAGACACAATATTTAATGGTCACTGTTTGTTTGTATATGTACAatgtggggtctattcaattgatctaaatactgcAATTGAATAGACACCGGGGATTTTTGGTTTCAGAATGCCATATTCATTACGATAAACTGTCAGAATACAATTTAGTTCAAatatgtttgttgtttgtttggtgttGCGATATCTTGGGCTGAAT
The sequence above is drawn from the Acipenser ruthenus chromosome 29, fAciRut3.2 maternal haplotype, whole genome shotgun sequence genome and encodes:
- the LOC117429584 gene encoding cerebellin-4, with translation MFIIIFSKALFTILIFLIGLALYIELVVAQNDTEPIVLEGKCLVVCDSNPASDSKVSSSPLGISVRAANSKVAFSAVRSTNHEPSEMSNKTRIIYFDQILVNVGNYFTLESVFLAPRKGIYSFNFHVIKVYQSQTIQVNLMLNGRPVISAFAGDKDVTREAATNGVLLFLDKEDKVYLKLEKGNLVGGWQYSTFSGFLVFPL